The following are encoded together in the Streptomyces sp. NBC_00341 genome:
- a CDS encoding SDR family NAD(P)-dependent oxidoreductase — MSTTPATTEQEFAGRTALVTGGASGIGLALAHRLAAAGASVVVADYDEESARKAVAALESTGAKAAAVAMDVTEPASVEAGVRFAVDTFGALHLAVNNAGIGGPSSPTGDYAVEDWNRVVATNLSGVFYSMRYELPAIVAAGGGAIVNMSSILGTNGFAGSPAYVAAKHGVVGLTKTAALEYAAQNVRVNAVGPGFIDTPLLRNTDGPARDHLISLHPAGRLGTAQEVAELAAFLLSDRASFIHGSYHLVDGGYSAS; from the coding sequence ATGAGCACCACCCCCGCCACCACCGAGCAGGAATTCGCCGGACGCACGGCTCTCGTCACCGGAGGGGCCTCCGGCATCGGACTGGCCCTCGCCCACCGGCTCGCCGCCGCGGGCGCGTCCGTGGTCGTGGCCGACTACGACGAGGAGAGCGCCCGCAAGGCGGTCGCCGCACTGGAGAGCACCGGGGCCAAGGCCGCGGCCGTCGCCATGGACGTCACAGAGCCCGCCTCCGTCGAAGCGGGCGTGCGGTTCGCCGTCGACACCTTCGGAGCCCTGCACCTCGCGGTGAACAACGCGGGCATCGGCGGCCCCAGCAGCCCGACCGGCGACTACGCCGTCGAGGACTGGAACCGGGTCGTCGCCACCAACCTCAGCGGCGTCTTCTACTCGATGCGCTACGAGCTTCCCGCGATCGTCGCCGCCGGCGGTGGCGCCATCGTCAACATGTCGTCGATCCTCGGCACCAACGGCTTCGCCGGTTCACCCGCGTACGTCGCCGCCAAGCACGGAGTCGTCGGCCTCACCAAGACGGCGGCACTCGAGTACGCGGCACAGAACGTCCGTGTCAACGCGGTCGGCCCCGGCTTCATCGACACCCCGCTGCTGCGCAACACGGACGGCCCCGCCCGCGACCACCTCATCTCGCTGCACCCGGCCGGCCGTCTCGGCACCGCGCAGGAGGTGGCGGAGCTCGCCGCCTTCCTGCTCTCCGACCGCGCCTCGTTCATCCACGGCAGCTACCACCTGGTGGACGGCGGATACTCCGCCTCCTGA
- a CDS encoding phosphatase PAP2 family protein, with protein sequence MPLASAATSIDGGLYTWVTELAQRSPAVLDSAVRLWSDYGLALFAVLMLASWWRSRSSEPARTAMALCAPLVVVATYLVNDVVKSAFHEQRPCQTLHVVTVEACPALGDWSFPSNHAAIAAAAATAIWLTDRRLGRVAVPAALAMAASRVWIGAHYPHDVLVGLLIGVLVAWPLTVAAGRCAPAVVRLRDSRLRPLVAVGTGPASGLRGHL encoded by the coding sequence ATGCCGCTCGCTTCCGCGGCCACCTCGATCGACGGTGGGCTGTACACCTGGGTCACCGAGCTGGCCCAGCGCTCCCCCGCCGTCCTGGACTCCGCCGTCCGCCTGTGGTCGGACTACGGGCTCGCCCTGTTCGCGGTGCTCATGCTCGCGTCCTGGTGGCGTTCCCGGTCGTCGGAACCCGCGCGTACCGCCATGGCGCTCTGCGCCCCGCTCGTCGTCGTCGCCACGTATCTCGTCAACGACGTGGTGAAGTCCGCCTTTCACGAGCAACGCCCCTGCCAGACGCTGCATGTCGTGACGGTGGAGGCGTGCCCGGCGCTCGGCGACTGGTCCTTCCCCAGCAATCACGCCGCCATCGCCGCGGCGGCCGCGACGGCGATCTGGCTGACCGACCGGCGGCTCGGAAGGGTCGCGGTGCCGGCCGCGCTGGCGATGGCGGCGTCCCGGGTGTGGATCGGCGCGCACTACCCGCACGATGTGCTCGTCGGGCTGCTGATCGGCGTGCTGGTCGCCTGGCCGCTCACCGTCGCGGCCGGCCGCTGCGCCCCGGCGGTGGTCCGGCTGCGTGACAGCCGGCTGCGTCCGCTGGTGGCGGTGGGGACGGGCCCGGCCTCTGGCCTTCGTGGCCACCTCTAG
- a CDS encoding PP2C family protein-serine/threonine phosphatase, with protein MTIGVRRPPMAHSAEPPVADAGERAAVAARISTPVLMGGLALLSLAVVCLDVLTGEGLQLIPLMVVVPALVSVFCTVRQTVAAALWIMPVVVISRLVSGGSFWDMASGVCFTVLACALGVAACARRIRHVSAIARLRSAAVTLQRQILRPLPVLTDQVLVDGIYAPIEEDHLVGGDIYEIVQSPYGTRVIIGDVQGKGLAAIGVGFAALGAFREAAIREPALTGVVDAVEDAVARHNAFSAQTGETERFVTALVLGLDGAGRVQAVNCGHLPPRMLHDGVAAAVPLRRTSVPLGMAELSSEARVAEWLDFPPGATLLMFTDGVTEARDASGAFYPLDARLSHWTRLGPRELLDTLHADLEAFSGGVRRDDIAAITLRATSSGARRPATAGVGAGARRAAEAFSGR; from the coding sequence GTGACGATCGGGGTGCGGCGTCCGCCGATGGCGCACAGCGCGGAGCCGCCGGTTGCCGACGCCGGGGAGCGGGCTGCCGTCGCGGCCCGGATCAGCACCCCGGTCCTGATGGGCGGACTGGCCCTGCTCTCCCTCGCTGTGGTGTGCCTGGACGTCCTGACCGGTGAGGGCCTGCAGCTCATTCCCCTGATGGTCGTCGTGCCCGCACTCGTCTCCGTCTTCTGCACGGTCCGGCAGACCGTCGCCGCGGCGCTCTGGATCATGCCCGTCGTCGTCATCTCCCGGCTGGTGTCGGGGGGCTCGTTCTGGGACATGGCGAGCGGTGTCTGCTTCACCGTGCTGGCCTGTGCGCTCGGCGTCGCCGCCTGCGCGCGCAGGATCCGGCACGTCAGCGCGATCGCCAGGCTGCGGTCCGCGGCCGTCACCCTGCAGCGGCAGATCCTGCGCCCGCTGCCGGTGCTGACCGATCAGGTCCTCGTGGACGGCATCTACGCGCCGATCGAGGAGGACCACTTGGTCGGCGGTGACATCTACGAGATCGTCCAGTCCCCGTACGGCACCCGCGTCATCATCGGTGACGTGCAGGGCAAGGGCCTCGCCGCCATAGGGGTGGGCTTCGCCGCGCTCGGCGCGTTCCGGGAGGCCGCCATCCGTGAGCCCGCCCTGACCGGTGTGGTGGACGCCGTCGAGGACGCGGTCGCCCGGCACAACGCCTTCTCCGCCCAGACCGGCGAGACCGAGCGCTTCGTCACCGCACTGGTGCTCGGCCTCGACGGCGCCGGCCGGGTGCAGGCCGTCAACTGCGGCCATCTGCCGCCCCGGATGCTGCACGACGGGGTGGCGGCCGCCGTTCCGCTGCGCCGTACGTCGGTGCCGCTGGGCATGGCGGAGCTGAGCAGTGAGGCGCGGGTCGCGGAGTGGCTGGACTTCCCGCCCGGCGCGACGCTCCTGATGTTCACCGACGGAGTGACCGAAGCCCGTGACGCCTCGGGAGCGTTCTACCCGCTGGACGCACGCCTGAGCCACTGGACCCGGCTCGGCCCCCGCGAGCTGCTGGACACGCTCCACGCGGATCTGGAGGCCTTCTCCGGCGGTGTGCGGCGCGACGACATCGCGGCGATCACACTGCGCGCCACCTCGTCGGGGGCCCGCCGTCCCGCGACGGCCGGCGTCGGAGCCGGTGCCCGGCGGGCCGCAGAGGCGTTCAGCGGCCGGTAG
- a CDS encoding GNAT family N-acetyltransferase: MSTQQPPSGGEHPLDDPVGSSLTGPHARFAERRGRVLRYPAAVTPWVALPDRPGPADWADAAALAGPGAAITITAFREPPPDDWKRTFHAEGVQLVDAGVAAAPDPEAVRLGPADVPEMLDLVARTRPGPFLPRTIELGTYLGIRREGALVAMAGERLHPPGWSEISAVCTDESVRGQGLATRLLLAVSHEIRERGETPFLHAAADNIHAVRLYESLGFRLRRRTAFLAALVPEAEAPRPARGEAADAAARG; the protein is encoded by the coding sequence ATGAGTACGCAGCAGCCCCCGTCCGGCGGCGAGCACCCGCTGGACGACCCGGTCGGCTCCTCGCTGACCGGGCCGCACGCCCGTTTCGCGGAACGCCGCGGCCGCGTCCTGCGCTACCCGGCCGCCGTCACCCCCTGGGTCGCGCTTCCCGACCGGCCGGGGCCGGCGGACTGGGCCGACGCCGCGGCGCTCGCCGGTCCGGGCGCCGCGATCACCATCACCGCTTTCCGGGAGCCGCCGCCGGACGACTGGAAGCGGACCTTCCACGCCGAGGGCGTCCAGCTCGTCGACGCGGGCGTCGCGGCCGCCCCGGACCCGGAGGCGGTACGGCTCGGACCCGCCGACGTGCCCGAGATGCTCGACCTGGTGGCACGTACCCGGCCTGGACCGTTCCTGCCCCGCACCATCGAGCTCGGCACCTACCTCGGAATCCGGCGCGAGGGAGCGCTGGTGGCGATGGCCGGCGAACGGCTGCACCCGCCCGGCTGGAGCGAGATCAGCGCGGTCTGCACCGACGAGTCCGTACGGGGCCAGGGGCTCGCCACCCGGCTGCTGCTCGCCGTCTCCCACGAGATCCGGGAACGCGGCGAAACGCCGTTCCTGCACGCCGCGGCGGACAACATCCATGCCGTGCGCCTCTACGAGTCCCTCGGATTCCGGCTCCGCCGGCGGACGGCCTTCCTGGCGGCGCTCGTACCCGAGGCCGAGGCTCCCCGTCCGGCCCGGGGAGAGGCGGCTGACGCGGCGGCCCGCGGCTGA
- a CDS encoding DUF6191 domain-containing protein — protein MEFAAMMTLPGLVIGLTVVAFLDQLMLRAGRAGLLPWRNSARQGQVSATGFEQLHATFSPGKQSELKERQSALLLRDDEEDGAPPHRSTVDLDGGLAVIRMPGHEG, from the coding sequence ATGGAATTCGCCGCGATGATGACACTGCCCGGACTGGTGATCGGTCTGACCGTCGTCGCCTTCCTCGATCAGCTGATGCTTCGCGCGGGCCGGGCCGGTCTGCTGCCGTGGCGCAACAGCGCCCGACAGGGCCAGGTGTCGGCGACCGGCTTCGAGCAGCTGCACGCGACCTTCTCACCCGGCAAGCAGAGCGAGCTCAAGGAGCGGCAGAGCGCCCTGCTGCTCCGCGACGACGAGGAGGACGGCGCCCCGCCGCACCGCTCCACCGTGGACCTCGACGGTGGTCTCGCTGTCATCCGCATGCCCGGCCACGAAGGCTAG
- a CDS encoding NAD(P)-dependent alcohol dehydrogenase, whose translation MKAVQYRTVGAAPEVVTVPDPEPGPGQVLLKVTAAGVCHSDIAVMSWPAEQLTFPLPLTLGHEGVGTIAALGDGVDGLTVGDSVAVYGPWGCGTCVKCAEGKENYCLRAKELGINPPGLGSPGAMAEYMIVDDPRHLVPIGDLDPVQAVPLTDAGLTPYHAIKRSLAKLVPGATAVVIGTGGLGHVAIQLLRAMTAVRVIALDVTEDKLALARTVGAHETVLSDEHAATRIRELTGGIGAQVVLDFVGAPPTVATAGAAAAIDSDVTIVGIGGGALPVGFGSLPFNTTVSAPYWGSRSELAEVLDLAHAGSVEVHVETYSLDEAPLAYERLHDGKISGRAVILPNG comes from the coding sequence ATGAAAGCCGTTCAGTACCGCACCGTAGGCGCCGCGCCGGAGGTCGTCACCGTGCCGGACCCGGAACCCGGCCCCGGCCAGGTTCTGCTGAAGGTCACCGCCGCAGGTGTCTGCCACTCGGACATCGCGGTGATGAGCTGGCCCGCGGAGCAGCTGACGTTCCCGCTGCCGCTCACCCTCGGACACGAGGGGGTCGGGACCATCGCCGCACTCGGCGACGGGGTCGACGGACTCACCGTCGGCGACTCGGTCGCGGTCTACGGACCCTGGGGCTGCGGCACGTGCGTCAAGTGCGCCGAGGGCAAGGAGAACTACTGCCTGCGCGCCAAGGAGCTCGGCATCAACCCGCCCGGGCTCGGCTCGCCCGGCGCCATGGCCGAGTACATGATCGTCGACGACCCGCGCCACCTGGTGCCGATCGGAGACCTCGACCCGGTCCAGGCCGTGCCGCTCACCGACGCCGGTCTCACCCCGTACCACGCGATCAAGCGCTCCCTGGCGAAGCTGGTACCCGGCGCGACCGCTGTCGTCATCGGCACCGGCGGACTCGGTCACGTCGCGATCCAGCTGCTGCGCGCCATGACGGCCGTCCGCGTCATCGCCCTGGACGTCACGGAGGACAAGCTCGCCCTCGCCCGCACTGTCGGGGCGCACGAGACCGTCCTGTCCGACGAACACGCCGCGACGCGAATCCGCGAGCTGACCGGCGGCATCGGCGCACAGGTCGTCCTCGACTTCGTCGGCGCACCGCCCACCGTGGCCACCGCGGGCGCCGCGGCCGCCATCGACTCCGACGTCACGATCGTGGGCATCGGCGGCGGGGCGCTGCCGGTGGGCTTCGGCTCCCTGCCGTTCAACACCACGGTGTCCGCCCCGTACTGGGGATCTCGCTCCGAGCTGGCCGAGGTCCTCGATCTCGCCCATGCCGGATCGGTCGAGGTGCACGTCGAGACGTACTCGCTGGACGAGGCACCGCTGGCGTACGAACGGCTGCACGACGGCAAGATCAGCGGCCGGGCAGTCATCCTCCCCAACGGCTGA
- a CDS encoding TetR family transcriptional regulator, whose translation MNRERKTPERRSRKARRTRDTLAQAAFELVLDRGLREVTVEEIAEHADVDRRTFSRYFTSKEAAVLDSVRGDGDRINDALRARPAGEPPLTAYRRAVLDWLEDPGAEAWHRRPRIFELLVLAEREPTLYAAFHHIRVDAQEDSVAIVAQRLGTDPRQDLRPAVTVAAGAGALLAAQAAWVRGSCPEELPRLVEQAFDALSAELFAQIPAGPASHSTTEGNGTS comes from the coding sequence ATGAACCGGGAACGGAAGACCCCCGAGAGGCGGAGCCGCAAGGCCCGCCGGACCCGGGACACACTGGCCCAGGCCGCGTTCGAGCTGGTGCTCGACCGGGGTCTGAGGGAAGTGACGGTCGAGGAGATCGCGGAACACGCGGATGTCGACCGCCGTACCTTCAGCCGGTACTTCACCAGCAAGGAAGCCGCCGTACTGGACTCGGTCCGGGGCGACGGCGACCGGATCAACGACGCCCTGCGGGCCCGTCCCGCCGGCGAACCGCCGCTCACCGCCTACCGCCGGGCCGTCCTGGACTGGCTGGAGGACCCCGGGGCGGAGGCCTGGCACCGCCGCCCGCGGATCTTCGAACTGCTGGTCCTGGCCGAGCGGGAGCCGACCCTCTACGCGGCGTTCCACCACATCCGGGTGGACGCACAGGAGGACTCGGTCGCCATCGTCGCGCAGCGGCTGGGCACCGACCCGCGGCAGGACCTCCGTCCCGCCGTCACGGTGGCCGCCGGAGCGGGAGCGCTGCTCGCCGCCCAGGCCGCCTGGGTACGCGGAAGCTGCCCCGAGGAGCTGCCCCGGCTCGTCGAGCAGGCATTCGACGCCCTTTCGGCGGAACTGTTCGCACAGATTCCCGCCGGACCGGCGTCACACAGCACCACGGAAGGAAACGGAACATCATGA